A region from the Thermanaeromonas toyohensis ToBE genome encodes:
- a CDS encoding CoB--CoM heterodisulfide reductase iron-sulfur subunit B family protein produces MKYAYYPGCSLHATAVEYDTSAKVVAKHLGVELWEIPEWNCCGASAAHNTDHLLALALPARNLALAEREGLDVAVPCAACFNRLKAAQAAVRGSEEMRNTIKEIIGMDYQGQGEVRAFLDVVVNVVGLAKIRDLVTRPLTGLKVAAYYGCLLVRPPKLTAFDDPEDPQTMDRLVEALGGTPVSWAFKTECCSASLATSRTDIGLLPIFRILRQAKAAGADCVAVACPLCFLNLDMRQAEVQRRFREELGLPIFYFTELMGIALGYAPRDLGLPKHFVNPLPLLEAKEILRHPATRRETA; encoded by the coding sequence TTGAAATACGCCTATTACCCTGGGTGCTCCCTCCACGCTACGGCAGTAGAATATGATACTTCTGCCAAGGTGGTGGCCAAGCACCTGGGTGTTGAGTTATGGGAGATTCCAGAATGGAACTGTTGTGGGGCTTCAGCGGCCCATAATACCGATCATCTCTTAGCCCTCGCCCTTCCAGCCAGAAATCTGGCTCTGGCTGAAAGGGAGGGCCTGGATGTGGCTGTCCCTTGCGCTGCTTGTTTTAACCGGCTTAAAGCGGCCCAGGCGGCGGTGCGCGGATCCGAAGAGATGCGCAACACCATAAAGGAGATAATCGGAATGGATTACCAGGGGCAGGGGGAAGTGCGGGCCTTCCTGGACGTAGTAGTAAATGTAGTGGGCTTGGCCAAGATCCGCGATTTAGTTACCCGGCCGCTGACAGGTCTTAAAGTGGCGGCCTATTACGGTTGCCTCCTGGTCCGGCCACCGAAGCTTACAGCCTTCGATGATCCTGAAGATCCCCAAACCATGGACCGTCTGGTGGAAGCCTTAGGTGGTACGCCGGTGTCGTGGGCTTTTAAGACTGAATGCTGCAGTGCTAGTCTCGCTACTTCCCGGACGGATATAGGGCTTTTGCCCATCTTCCGTATCTTAAGGCAGGCCAAAGCTGCTGGCGCAGACTGCGTAGCTGTAGCTTGTCCTTTATGCTTCCTTAATTTAGATATGCGACAAGCAGAGGTCCAGCGCCGCTTTCGGGAGGAACTTGGTCTCCCTATATTCTACTTTACTGAACTTATGGGAATAGCCTTGGGTTATGCACCTAGGGATCTAGGGTTACCTAAACATTTTGTTAATCCGTTACCTTTATTGGAAGCTAAGGAGATTTTACGGCATCCTGCCACAAGGAGGGAGACAGCTTGA
- a CDS encoding FAD/NAD(P)-binding protein — MAENFGQVNPLVPQLGRIINIVEETPDIKTFYITTDQGKPFTPLPGQLAMLSLLDVGEAMFSITSQGPDHLEISIKKVGTLTEALHEAEIGQTVGIRGPYGNGFPLEMFYGKDVLFIGGGIGLAPVRSLINYCIEHRDKFGHLWIIYGARSPADLCFKTDLFENWPKVENCRVDVTVDKGDATWTGHEGFVPAFVEELKPTPQGKVAVTCGPPIMIKFVLQVLERLGFKDDQIVTTLEMRMKCGIGKCGRCNLGSKYVCLDGPVFTLAQLKQLPNEY; from the coding sequence ATGGCTGAAAACTTTGGACAGGTCAATCCGCTGGTACCCCAGCTAGGACGGATTATAAATATTGTCGAGGAGACCCCGGATATAAAGACTTTTTATATAACTACTGATCAGGGTAAACCCTTTACTCCTTTACCAGGTCAGTTGGCTATGTTATCCTTATTAGATGTAGGGGAGGCCATGTTTTCCATCACTTCCCAGGGGCCTGACCACTTGGAGATATCCATTAAGAAAGTGGGTACCCTCACAGAGGCCCTCCATGAAGCCGAGATAGGCCAGACTGTTGGTATCCGCGGACCTTATGGTAACGGGTTTCCCCTGGAAATGTTTTATGGGAAGGACGTACTTTTCATCGGCGGCGGTATAGGGCTGGCCCCTGTCCGTTCCTTGATCAATTATTGTATCGAACACCGGGATAAGTTTGGACATTTGTGGATCATCTATGGTGCTCGCTCTCCGGCGGATCTCTGCTTTAAAACCGACCTCTTTGAAAACTGGCCTAAAGTGGAGAACTGCCGGGTGGATGTGACTGTAGATAAAGGAGATGCTACCTGGACGGGACACGAAGGTTTTGTTCCTGCCTTTGTGGAGGAGCTTAAGCCCACGCCTCAAGGCAAAGTGGCGGTAACCTGCGGGCCGCCCATCATGATCAAGTTTGTCCTGCAGGTTTTGGAGAGATTGGGTTTTAAAGACGACCAAATTGTTACTACTTTGGAGATGCGTATGAAGTGCGGTATTGGGAAATGCGGGCGCTGCAACTTAGGGAGCAAATATGTGTGCTTGGATGGCCCGGTGTTCACCCTAGCCCAGCTTAAACAGTTACCCAATGAGTACTGA
- a CDS encoding 4Fe-4S binding protein has protein sequence MNEITERMRVRAQELLKKGEVQWVIGWEKGSLWYHSSPVFIRRPEEVGRLIWDDFCANNLAKYLLDFTQLEGKVALFLKGCDAKGVNRLLQDQQIEREKVYLIGITCPGVRDSRQAKGKGPEALESIPLEERCTFCTHPEPVIYDELIDTGEKLPGRGEGEPQARFAEVMRLSALNPDERYEFWARQYERCLRCYACRNVCPACNCRECIFDRSQSGWCSKRILRSENEFYGLTRALHVAGRCIECGECERACPVGIPIMSLHRKIIKDLNELFGPYEAGLDTETPPPLGTYRVEDPDYFL, from the coding sequence ATGAACGAGATTACCGAAAGGATGCGGGTACGGGCACAGGAACTTCTTAAAAAGGGCGAAGTTCAATGGGTTATCGGTTGGGAAAAGGGATCCTTGTGGTATCATTCCTCCCCGGTTTTCATCCGCCGGCCGGAAGAAGTGGGTCGCTTAATCTGGGATGATTTTTGTGCCAACAATCTGGCTAAATACTTGTTAGATTTTACCCAGTTAGAAGGAAAGGTAGCCTTATTCTTAAAAGGGTGCGATGCAAAAGGTGTAAACCGGCTCCTGCAGGATCAGCAAATAGAAAGGGAGAAAGTATATCTTATTGGTATCACCTGCCCAGGGGTAAGGGATAGTCGTCAGGCTAAAGGGAAGGGCCCGGAAGCTTTAGAAAGTATTCCCCTAGAAGAAAGATGCACTTTTTGCACCCATCCCGAACCTGTAATTTACGATGAGCTTATCGATACAGGAGAGAAGTTGCCGGGCCGGGGGGAAGGGGAACCTCAAGCTCGTTTTGCTGAAGTTATGCGCTTGTCGGCCTTAAATCCCGATGAGCGTTATGAGTTCTGGGCAAGGCAGTATGAAAGGTGTCTCCGCTGTTATGCTTGCCGTAATGTATGCCCGGCCTGTAACTGTCGGGAGTGCATCTTTGATCGCTCACAATCCGGTTGGTGCAGCAAGCGCATTTTAAGAAGCGAAAACGAATTTTATGGTTTAACCCGGGCCTTGCACGTGGCGGGCCGTTGCATTGAATGTGGAGAATGCGAACGGGCATGCCCAGTAGGGATCCCTATCATGAGCTTGCACAGGAAGATAATTAAAGACCTTAACGAGCTATTCGGGCCTTATGAGGCTGGCCTGGATACGGAAACTCCGCCGCCTCTGGGTACCTACCGGGTAGAGGATCCTGATTACTTCTTATAA
- a CDS encoding Na/Pi cotransporter family protein, with product MAMGAILFWFTMGIGILLLGVYLLRSGLMALSHSRLERFLRQATHTPWKGFIWGALATALVQSSTATTVLTVGMVDSKAISFYQGLSLILGANVGTCLTVQLLAFDLQALAWPAIILGTLFLIPRPSRAVGLSLWGCGLIFYALSLMSSASTPLRDSAVLPGFLTAASNSPWQALLVGTAFTALLHSSSAMTGIAMVLTAQGVVPLPGALSIVLGANIGTCSTALVAALFSSRAAQRTALANLLINVAGALIVLPFLYTVAPLLSLASPNPARQVAHFHTLFNLLSSLVALGLLKPLSAFLTWLVPD from the coding sequence ATGGCCATGGGGGCAATACTCTTCTGGTTCACCATGGGTATAGGGATACTCTTGCTCGGAGTGTATTTATTACGCTCTGGTCTTATGGCTTTAAGTCATAGCCGCCTAGAAAGGTTCTTGCGCCAGGCTACCCATACCCCTTGGAAGGGTTTTATCTGGGGTGCTTTAGCCACGGCCTTGGTACAATCCAGCACAGCTACCACTGTATTGACTGTGGGGATGGTAGATAGCAAAGCCATCTCCTTTTATCAAGGTTTAAGCCTGATCCTGGGTGCCAATGTAGGAACTTGCCTTACCGTCCAGCTCCTAGCCTTTGACCTACAAGCCCTGGCCTGGCCAGCCATCATCTTGGGAACACTTTTTCTTATACCCCGCCCCTCCCGAGCAGTAGGCTTAAGTTTATGGGGCTGTGGGCTTATCTTTTATGCTCTTTCTCTTATGTCTAGCGCTTCCACACCCTTAAGGGATAGCGCAGTGTTACCTGGGTTTTTAACCGCAGCAAGTAACTCCCCCTGGCAAGCCCTTCTGGTAGGGACAGCCTTTACCGCCCTTCTCCATTCCAGTAGCGCTATGACAGGAATAGCCATGGTACTAACCGCTCAAGGAGTGGTGCCTTTACCCGGAGCCTTAAGCATAGTCCTAGGGGCCAACATCGGTACCTGCAGCACGGCTTTAGTGGCTGCCCTATTTTCCTCGCGCGCAGCCCAGCGCACAGCATTAGCCAATCTCTTAATCAACGTCGCTGGAGCTTTAATAGTTCTCCCTTTTTTATATACCGTTGCACCTTTACTTTCCCTTGCTTCCCCCAATCCAGCCCGGCAGGTAGCCCACTTCCACACCCTTTTTAATCTTTTGTCCTCTCTTGTTGCCCTTGGTCTCCTTAAACCTCTGTCTGCATTTTTAACCTGGCTCGTACCCGACTAG
- a CDS encoding small, acid-soluble spore protein, alpha/beta type, whose translation MARRRQVMSEALKYELAKELGVYDIVATEGWGGVPSRQCGNLVRLAIEKAEQALANNKPL comes from the coding sequence ATGGCTAGAAGGCGCCAAGTTATGTCCGAGGCTCTAAAATATGAATTAGCTAAAGAGCTCGGCGTATATGACATTGTTGCCACAGAAGGTTGGGGTGGTGTACCATCCCGGCAGTGCGGCAACCTGGTGCGACTGGCCATAGAGAAGGCCGAACAAGCTTTGGCTAACAACAAGCCTCTGTAG
- a CDS encoding hydrogenase iron-sulfur subunit — translation MSVNQEASCWEPKIIAFCCHWCAYAGADLAGLNRLSYPANVRIIRVPCSGRVNPQFVLRAFQRGADGVLVAGUHPGDCHYVSGNYHARRRLLVLERMLEFIGIEPARFKVRWVSGSEGPRFAEIITQMTEEIRALGPNRKLRDAV, via the coding sequence ATGTCTGTAAATCAGGAAGCCAGCTGTTGGGAGCCTAAAATAATTGCTTTTTGCTGCCACTGGTGTGCCTATGCTGGGGCGGATCTGGCTGGGCTAAATCGCCTATCCTATCCAGCCAACGTCCGCATTATACGGGTACCTTGTTCTGGGAGGGTGAATCCCCAATTTGTTCTCCGCGCTTTCCAGCGCGGGGCGGATGGTGTATTAGTAGCTGGCTGACACCCTGGCGACTGCCACTATGTTAGTGGCAATTATCATGCCCGTCGGCGTTTGCTTGTGCTAGAACGGATGTTAGAGTTTATAGGTATTGAACCAGCTCGTTTCAAAGTGCGCTGGGTTTCGGGTTCGGAAGGCCCTCGCTTTGCAGAAATAATTACCCAGATGACCGAGGAGATCCGGGCTTTAGGGCCCAATAGGAAGTTGAGGGATGCGGTATGA
- a CDS encoding 4Fe-4S dicluster domain-containing protein, translating into MEPRELAAALAQNRDLLKRVEEKSGVDIKNCYQCGKCSAGCPMAFAMDYTPRQIIRLLQLGFIDEALKSRTIWICAHCQACYTRCPREVDLPRLMEALRQEAAQGGLVTDKKVHLFDRAFLSSVERYGRVHEMGLMVQFNLQSGQIFKDVALAPPLFLNGKINPFPTRIKDEGAIRAIFQRVRSRGGDGH; encoded by the coding sequence ATGGAACCCCGGGAGTTGGCGGCTGCGCTGGCTCAAAATAGGGATTTACTTAAGCGTGTAGAAGAAAAGAGCGGTGTGGACATAAAGAATTGCTATCAATGTGGCAAATGTTCAGCGGGGTGCCCCATGGCCTTTGCCATGGATTATACCCCCCGGCAGATAATACGTTTGCTGCAGTTGGGCTTTATCGATGAAGCCTTAAAAAGCCGGACCATTTGGATATGCGCACATTGCCAGGCCTGTTATACCCGTTGCCCCCGGGAAGTGGACTTACCGCGGCTTATGGAGGCCTTACGACAGGAGGCCGCCCAGGGCGGTCTGGTGACGGATAAGAAGGTACACCTCTTTGACCGGGCCTTCTTAAGTTCTGTGGAACGTTACGGAAGGGTGCACGAGATGGGGCTTATGGTTCAGTTTAACCTGCAATCTGGCCAGATTTTTAAAGATGTAGCACTTGCGCCCCCTCTGTTTTTAAACGGTAAGATAAACCCCTTCCCTACCCGGATCAAAGATGAAGGTGCTATTAGAGCTATTTTTCAGCGGGTGCGATCCCGAGGAGGTGATGGGCATTGA
- a CDS encoding histidinol-phosphatase HisJ family protein, giving the protein MSTDLHVHGLAHTGPPHTVEQLWPYVEEAQKQGLMELGFAEHDEYLYGLDFRVFEELARLSPIKIKKGLEVSFRPERCDLKAIASRPWDYLIASVHDIGPWGFDSPGGRSFYADWDMDELYFTYFDLVARAASTGFFQIIGHLDLIKLYGHKPRRSVAELAEPALRVIAQAGVAVEVNTAGLYKPVGEIYPSVELLQRCFELNIPVTISSDAHNPEEVGRSREKAVRLLKRIGYTQLVTFRERKLEVVSLK; this is encoded by the coding sequence ATGAGTACTGATCTCCATGTTCATGGCTTGGCCCACACCGGTCCGCCCCATACAGTAGAACAGCTCTGGCCCTATGTTGAGGAAGCCCAAAAGCAGGGTCTAATGGAGCTCGGTTTTGCTGAGCACGATGAATACCTTTATGGTTTAGATTTTCGGGTTTTTGAAGAGCTGGCTCGCTTATCCCCGATAAAAATAAAAAAGGGGTTGGAGGTGAGTTTCCGGCCTGAAAGGTGTGATTTAAAGGCCATTGCCTCCCGCCCCTGGGATTACCTTATCGCTTCTGTTCACGATATCGGTCCCTGGGGTTTCGATAGCCCGGGCGGAAGAAGCTTTTATGCTGACTGGGATATGGACGAGCTATACTTTACTTATTTTGATTTGGTTGCCCGGGCTGCTTCTACCGGTTTTTTCCAAATTATTGGACACTTGGATCTGATAAAACTATATGGCCACAAGCCGCGGCGATCTGTTGCGGAATTGGCCGAACCGGCCCTTAGGGTTATCGCCCAGGCTGGTGTAGCGGTAGAAGTAAATACTGCAGGCTTATATAAGCCAGTCGGGGAAATCTACCCTTCAGTAGAGTTGTTACAGCGCTGCTTTGAGCTGAATATTCCGGTTACCATATCCTCGGATGCCCATAACCCAGAGGAGGTGGGTAGGAGCAGGGAGAAAGCAGTTCGCTTACTTAAGAGAATAGGCTATACCCAACTGGTCACTTTCAGGGAGAGAAAATTGGAGGTTGTTTCCTTAAAGTAG
- a CDS encoding CoB--CoM heterodisulfide reductase iron-sulfur subunit A family protein yields MKRVGVFVCHCGTNIASVVDVKRVAEAARGFPGVVFATDYQYMCSDPGQELIRKSIKDQRLNRVVVASCSPRLHEPTFRKTLESAGLNPYLLEMANIREQCAWVHAKDKEGATAKAIELVRIAVAKASLNSPLKPSTIPITKRALVIGAGIAGMQAALDIADAGYEVVLLDREPTIGGNMVKLDKTFPTLDCSAUISTPKMVAAAQHPQIQVMTYAEVEQVSGYVGNFQVTIRKKARMVDATKCTGCGTCWEKCPTKVDSEFDLGLGKRKAIYVPFPQAVPAVPVIDKEHCRQFTKGKCGICQKVCPTKAVDYEQQDEIITENFGAIVVATGYELFPWEQVYGEYGYGRYPDVITSMHFERMNSASGPTGGKIIRPSDGKEPQTVVFIKCVGSRDEAKGKSYCSRACCMYTAKHAHQVLEKIPDAQAIVFYMDVRTPGKAYEEFYSRTVHEGAVYVRGRVSRIYQEGDKLIVCAEDTLLGRQVTVAADLVVLATAMVPSRGWEELAKMLGLATDKDGFFQEAHPKLRPVETYTAGVFLAGACQGPKDIPDTVAQASGAAVKVCQLLSKDEMATDPMTSTVDESLCSGCGLCQPICPYKAIEMKTITERVAGKTITRQVASVNIGLCQGCGACTVVCRSSALNLRGFSNEQILAEVDAACL; encoded by the coding sequence TTGAAACGCGTAGGAGTCTTTGTCTGCCACTGTGGAACGAATATCGCCTCGGTGGTGGATGTTAAACGGGTAGCAGAGGCGGCCCGGGGTTTTCCTGGGGTAGTCTTTGCTACTGATTACCAGTATATGTGTTCCGATCCTGGGCAGGAGCTTATACGCAAGAGCATTAAGGATCAACGCTTGAACCGCGTGGTGGTAGCTTCTTGCTCACCTAGGCTTCATGAGCCCACCTTCCGTAAGACCCTGGAAAGCGCAGGGCTCAATCCTTACCTTCTAGAAATGGCTAATATCCGTGAACAGTGTGCCTGGGTTCATGCTAAGGACAAGGAAGGTGCTACAGCTAAAGCCATAGAGCTGGTACGCATAGCTGTAGCTAAGGCCTCCCTTAATTCTCCTCTTAAGCCCAGTACTATTCCCATTACCAAGCGAGCCCTGGTCATAGGAGCTGGCATAGCCGGTATGCAGGCGGCCTTGGATATTGCTGATGCAGGGTATGAGGTAGTTCTGCTAGACCGGGAGCCTACCATAGGGGGGAATATGGTTAAACTGGATAAGACTTTCCCCACCTTAGACTGTTCAGCCTGAATAAGCACACCTAAGATGGTTGCTGCGGCGCAGCACCCTCAAATTCAAGTAATGACCTATGCAGAGGTAGAACAGGTATCCGGTTATGTGGGTAATTTCCAAGTAACCATTCGTAAGAAAGCCCGGATGGTAGATGCTACTAAGTGTACCGGTTGCGGTACCTGCTGGGAGAAATGTCCTACGAAGGTGGATAGCGAGTTTGACTTGGGGTTGGGTAAGCGCAAGGCTATATATGTACCCTTCCCCCAAGCTGTTCCCGCAGTACCGGTCATCGACAAAGAGCACTGCCGCCAGTTTACTAAGGGCAAGTGTGGCATATGCCAGAAGGTTTGCCCAACTAAGGCTGTAGACTATGAGCAGCAGGACGAAATTATTACTGAAAACTTCGGGGCTATTGTAGTGGCTACGGGTTATGAACTTTTCCCTTGGGAGCAAGTATATGGAGAGTACGGTTATGGCCGTTACCCAGATGTTATCACTAGTATGCATTTTGAGCGCATGAACAGCGCTTCCGGCCCGACGGGTGGCAAGATCATACGACCCTCAGATGGAAAGGAGCCCCAAACTGTAGTATTTATCAAATGTGTGGGTTCCCGGGATGAGGCTAAGGGCAAAAGTTATTGTTCCCGTGCCTGTTGTATGTACACGGCTAAACACGCTCATCAGGTGTTAGAGAAAATACCAGATGCGCAGGCTATTGTATTCTATATGGACGTCCGTACCCCGGGTAAAGCTTACGAAGAATTCTATTCTCGGACTGTCCATGAAGGTGCAGTATACGTTCGAGGACGAGTAAGCCGGATCTACCAGGAGGGGGATAAACTTATAGTTTGCGCCGAGGATACTCTCCTGGGTAGGCAGGTGACGGTAGCCGCTGATCTGGTGGTCCTGGCCACAGCTATGGTACCTAGCCGTGGTTGGGAGGAGTTGGCCAAGATGTTAGGGCTGGCCACGGATAAGGATGGCTTTTTCCAAGAAGCCCATCCCAAACTGCGGCCAGTGGAGACCTACACAGCAGGAGTATTCTTAGCGGGGGCCTGCCAGGGACCTAAAGATATCCCGGATACAGTGGCCCAGGCTAGCGGTGCCGCAGTAAAAGTATGCCAACTTTTGAGCAAAGATGAAATGGCTACCGATCCCATGACATCTACAGTGGATGAGAGTTTGTGCTCTGGTTGTGGTCTGTGTCAGCCTATCTGCCCCTACAAGGCCATTGAAATGAAAACCATTACCGAGCGAGTAGCCGGTAAAACCATAACCCGCCAGGTAGCTAGCGTTAATATAGGGTTATGCCAAGGTTGCGGTGCCTGCACTGTTGTGTGCAGGTCCAGTGCCTTGAATTTGCGCGGCTTCAGTAATGAGCAGATATTAGCGGAGGTGGATGCAGCATGTCTGTAA
- a CDS encoding 4Fe-4S dicluster domain-containing protein encodes MLKIRRDKLPQVLSIWSEGATVYIPQEADGISTFRPWTGQTEVNFKPGSTVVPPKELFFLRTEEMYRYRVEGQAAFLEELPPPQEKRVLVGVRSCDARSFLLLDEVFLTKGYIDEFYHKRRENTLIVALACREPLDTCFCTSLGVDPGRAEGVDIQAWEGEDGFLLEATSETGRSLLEKVRGLLVETSEEVPAGVRPRLEVELEGVTEKLQRMFEHPFWDDLWHKCVGCAACTFLCPTCHCFDIQSENRGNWGFKFRCWDSCMFPEYTRMAGGHNPRPTRKERVRNRILHKLQYFPERYGKLGCVGCGRCLDRCPVHMDITKIIQAIKEVALDG; translated from the coding sequence ATGTTAAAGATTAGGCGGGATAAATTGCCTCAAGTTTTATCAATATGGTCGGAGGGGGCTACGGTCTATATTCCTCAAGAAGCGGATGGCATCAGCACCTTCCGCCCCTGGACTGGGCAGACAGAAGTTAATTTTAAGCCGGGAAGCACAGTTGTACCGCCTAAAGAGTTATTTTTCTTACGGACAGAAGAAATGTACCGGTACCGCGTAGAAGGCCAGGCAGCCTTCCTAGAGGAACTTCCTCCCCCCCAAGAAAAACGAGTATTGGTGGGGGTCCGCTCTTGTGATGCCCGGAGTTTCTTACTCCTAGATGAGGTTTTCTTAACTAAAGGTTATATAGATGAATTTTACCATAAGCGGCGGGAGAACACCTTGATAGTGGCCCTAGCCTGTCGGGAACCTCTAGACACTTGCTTCTGCACCTCCCTAGGGGTAGATCCTGGCCGGGCTGAAGGGGTGGATATTCAAGCCTGGGAAGGAGAAGATGGCTTTCTTTTAGAAGCCACCAGCGAGACGGGAAGGTCGTTGCTGGAAAAGGTGAGGGGTCTCTTGGTAGAAACGTCCGAGGAAGTTCCTGCTGGTGTCCGTCCTCGCCTCGAGGTGGAGTTAGAAGGGGTTACGGAGAAGCTGCAAAGGATGTTCGAGCATCCCTTCTGGGATGACCTATGGCATAAGTGCGTAGGTTGTGCAGCCTGTACCTTCCTTTGCCCTACCTGCCATTGTTTTGATATCCAGAGCGAAAATAGGGGTAACTGGGGCTTTAAGTTCAGATGTTGGGATTCGTGCATGTTTCCAGAGTATACCCGTATGGCTGGCGGCCATAACCCCCGGCCCACAAGAAAAGAAAGGGTACGCAATCGCATTTTACACAAACTCCAGTATTTCCCTGAACGTTATGGCAAGTTAGGTTGTGTAGGTTGCGGTCGCTGCTTGGACCGCTGCCCAGTGCATATGGATATAACGAAAATAATCCAGGCCATAAAGGAGGTGGCCTTGGATGGCTGA
- a CDS encoding geranylgeranyl reductase family protein, with protein MSFKKFYLKLKKKVSFLVFDVVVCGAGPAGATAARELAQAGLKVLLCEKDKIPRYKPCGGGLTKKAWGELPPGWEALVEDVACQVIFYHREKQPLEVTFEGPVVKLIMRDRLDFWLVEKASTAGAEVRDGYRVERIVEEEGQVRIYAGRESFKARVIIGADGARSLVARQLPFRLARALGIALECELPVPERILDKYRHSLVLSYGNIPGGYAWVFPKATHLSVGIGSFNRRVKNLKSLFQKFCQGLELPLQPGIRCRGTLIPSAIPGEVSLNTSNGLLVGDAAGLVDPFSGEGLYYALKSGRLAAATVFSFFQGRGELREYSKAINSQLLPHLHYAHRIARVVYAFTPLIHRLVLANREVARRLVEVLCGARTYPELWEYLYARYRIFQRNFF; from the coding sequence TTGTCGTTTAAAAAATTTTACTTAAAGCTTAAGAAGAAGGTGAGCTTTTTGGTTTTCGATGTAGTAGTTTGTGGAGCAGGACCCGCGGGGGCCACGGCAGCTAGGGAGCTTGCGCAGGCGGGCCTTAAAGTTTTGCTTTGTGAAAAAGATAAGATACCTCGCTATAAACCATGTGGAGGTGGGCTGACTAAGAAGGCCTGGGGGGAGCTACCACCTGGCTGGGAGGCCCTAGTCGAAGATGTTGCTTGCCAGGTTATCTTCTACCATAGGGAAAAGCAACCATTGGAAGTTACTTTTGAAGGTCCAGTCGTCAAATTGATTATGCGAGATCGCCTTGATTTTTGGCTAGTGGAAAAGGCTTCCACTGCTGGGGCCGAAGTGCGGGATGGGTATAGGGTGGAAAGGATAGTAGAAGAAGAAGGGCAAGTAAGAATATATGCTGGACGGGAGAGCTTTAAAGCCCGGGTGATAATAGGAGCTGACGGAGCCCGGAGCCTGGTGGCACGCCAACTTCCCTTTCGCCTGGCTCGAGCCTTAGGTATAGCCTTAGAATGCGAATTGCCAGTACCTGAGAGGATCTTAGATAAATACCGCCATTCTTTAGTATTAAGTTATGGAAACATACCAGGTGGTTACGCTTGGGTTTTTCCTAAAGCTACCCATCTTTCAGTGGGTATAGGTTCCTTTAACCGGCGAGTAAAAAATCTTAAATCCCTTTTCCAGAAGTTTTGCCAGGGCTTGGAGTTACCATTGCAGCCAGGGATACGTTGCCGGGGAACCCTTATTCCTTCCGCTATTCCTGGAGAGGTTTCCTTAAATACCAGCAATGGATTGTTGGTGGGTGATGCGGCCGGTTTAGTAGATCCTTTTTCTGGTGAGGGCCTTTATTATGCTTTAAAAAGCGGGCGGTTGGCAGCAGCTACTGTTTTTTCTTTTTTCCAGGGAAGGGGAGAGTTAAGGGAGTATTCTAAAGCTATTAATTCCCAGTTATTACCCCACCTCCACTATGCCCACCGTATAGCTAGGGTAGTTTATGCTTTTACTCCTTTAATACACCGTCTGGTACTGGCCAATAGAGAGGTAGCTCGCCGGCTTGTGGAGGTGCTCTGTGGGGCCCGGACTTATCCTGAGTTGTGGGAGTATCTATACGCTAGGTACCGGATTTTTCAAAGGAACTTTTTCTGA